Proteins found in one Zea mays cultivar B73 chromosome 1, Zm-B73-REFERENCE-NAM-5.0, whole genome shotgun sequence genomic segment:
- the LOC100280284 gene encoding Putative glucuronosyltransferase PGSIP7-like precursor (The RefSeq protein has 1 substitution compared to this genomic sequence) gives MAGLPPVARRRPLATASSLLLLLLLLVVTAAAREERGLARVQGPPPRHRHAYAAMMYMGTPRDYEFYVAVRVMMRSLPRVRADADRVLIASADVPRDWVRAMTEEDGMRVLIVENLRNPYESNLGGTNKRFKLTLNKLYAWTLVDYERVVMIDSDNIFLQNTDELFQCGQFCAVFINPCYFHTGLFVLQPSIDVFRSMLHDLETGRENSDGADQGFLVGCYPDLLDKPMFHPPENGTKLNGTYRLPLGYQMDASYYYLKLHWHVPCGPNSVITFPSAPWFKPWYWWSWPVLPLGLSWHKKRWDDLGYAAEMPVILMELLMYIVIIAVTRLARPGITKLCYNRRPEKQSALVQWLIKLAAIAAMVAAYSIPFFVVPRTVHPIMGWSVYLFGALALSVLVINVFLLPPLDVLTTWLAIVGMLIVMAFPWYHDGVVRALAVFGYAFCSAPILWASMVRMMDSLQTMLERDSFFPRIGEPAQETEFSKLY, from the exons ATGGCGGGGCTGCCGCCGGTCGCCAGGCGGCGCCCGCTCGCGAcggcgtcgtcgctgctgctgcttTTGCTGCTGCTCGTGGTGACCGCGGCGGCGCGCGAGGAGCGGGGCCTGGCGCGTGTGCAGGGCCCGCCGCCGCGCCACCGCCACGCGTACGCCGCGATGATGTACATGGGCACGCCGCGGGACTACGAGTTCTACGTCGCCGTGCGCGTCATGATGCGCTCCCTCCCCCGCGTCCGCGCCGACGCCGACCGCGTCCTCATCGCCTCCGCCGACGTGCCGCGCGACTGGGTCCGCGCAAT GACAGAAGAGGATGGCATGAGGGTGTTGATAGTGGAGAACCTCAGGAATCCTTACGAGAGCAACCTAGGAGGGACCAACAAGAGGTTCAAGCTGACACTGAACAAGCTTTATGCCTGGACCCTGGTGGACTACGAGCGTGTCGTCATGATTGATTCCGATAACATCTTCCTCCAGAACACAGACGAGCTATTCCAATGTGGACAGTTCTGTGCTGTTTTCATCAACCCGTGCTACTTCCACACCGGTCTTTTCGTGCTCCAG CCTTCTATTGATGTATTCAGAAGCATGCTTCATGACCTGGAGACTGGCCGTGAAAACTCTGATGGTGCTGACCAAGGCTTTTTGGTTGGGTGCTACCCAGACTTGCTCGACAAACCAATGTTTCACCCTCCTGAGAATGGCACAAAGCTCAATGGGACCTATCGCCTTCCTCTTGGCTATCAAATGGATGCGTCATACTACT ATCTCAAGCTACATTGGCATGTCCCCTGTGGGCCAAACAGTGTCATCACATTCCCCAGCGCACCTTGGTTTAAACCTTGGTACTGGTGGTCCTGGCCGGTCTTGCCATTAGGTCTTTCCTGGCACAAGCAGCGCTGGGACGATCTTGG GTATGCTGCTGAAATGCCAGTGATTCTGATGGAGCTTTTGATGTACATAGTTATCATAGCAGTCACCAGATTGGCAAGGCCAGGGATCACCAAACTGTGCTATAACCGACGGCCTGAGAAGCAAAGTGCCCTGGTGCAGTGGCTGATCAAGCTGGCTGCAATTGCGGCTATGGTGGCTGCATATTCCATTCCATTCTTTGTGGTCCCACGCACAGTCCACCCGATCATGGGCTGGTCCGTCTACCTATTTGGCGCGCTTGCCTTGTCAGTGCTCGTTATCAATGTTTTTCTGCTCCCGCCACTTGATGTGCTTACAACGTGGCTTGCAATTGTGGGCATGCTCATCGTTATGGCATTCCCATGGTACCATGATGGTGTTGTGAGGGCTCTGGCGGTCTTTGGATATGCATTTTGCTCTGCGCCAATCTTGTGGGCATCCATGGTGAGGATGATGGACTCACTGCAGACGATGCTTGAGAGGGATTCATTCTTCCCCCGGATTGGTGAACCAGCACAGGAGACTGAATTCAGCAAGCTGTACTGA